A section of the Arabiibacter massiliensis genome encodes:
- a CDS encoding amidohydrolase family protein, protein MRTSLDSYERAEAANGKRDARHTMVHVCAIAPEDIKRCADLKVVSDLQFLWMYNDPLCQLETAFIGQERAFAMYPAKDMLEAGCILSGGSDGAVTAYDPLLEIEVGITRNSPFPGEEDEDFYRWKEQGLTAYQMLEMYTKNVAYENFMEDVVGTIEVGKKADLVALDQNILDVDPKMISESKVLYTVSNGDIVFEG, encoded by the coding sequence GTGCGCACGTCGCTCGATTCCTACGAGCGCGCCGAGGCGGCCAACGGCAAGCGCGACGCGCGCCACACCATGGTGCACGTGTGCGCCATCGCGCCCGAGGACATCAAGCGCTGCGCCGACCTCAAGGTGGTCAGCGACCTGCAGTTCCTCTGGATGTACAACGACCCGCTGTGCCAGCTGGAGACGGCGTTCATCGGACAGGAGCGCGCGTTCGCCATGTATCCGGCCAAGGACATGCTGGAGGCGGGCTGCATCCTGAGCGGCGGCAGCGACGGCGCCGTGACCGCCTACGACCCGCTGCTGGAGATCGAGGTGGGCATCACGCGTAACAGCCCCTTCCCCGGCGAGGAGGACGAGGACTTCTACCGCTGGAAGGAGCAGGGCCTCACCGCCTACCAGATGCTCGAGATGTACACGAAGAACGTGGCGTACGAGAACTTCATGGAGGACGTCGTGGGGACGATCGAGGTGGGAAAGAAGGCCGACCTCGTGGCGCTCGACCAGAACATCCTCGACGTCGACCCGAAGATGATCTCGGAGTCGAAGGTGCTCTACACCGTATCGAACGGCGACATCGTGTTCGAGGGATAG
- a CDS encoding LuxR C-terminal-related transcriptional regulator, with protein MQIYLMGIGIAGLRDGRGGGGVLGRRRAMVLVALFSACSVGYLAWSIASFAAGWASPRNAFVELSGAVNLVFACLYLAGYVRLRREASAPTAVPVVAKRYDLTKREEEILEMLSRDMSNQQIASQAFISVGTVKTHAHNIYAKLGIAGRSELPALLEREVARALEGGEGGSLQPAARR; from the coding sequence GTGCAGATCTACCTCATGGGCATCGGCATCGCGGGGCTGCGCGACGGCCGAGGTGGTGGCGGGGTGCTCGGCCGGCGGAGGGCCATGGTGCTCGTCGCGCTGTTCTCCGCGTGCTCGGTCGGTTATCTTGCCTGGTCGATCGCGTCGTTTGCCGCAGGATGGGCGAGCCCGCGCAACGCGTTCGTGGAGCTGTCGGGGGCGGTGAACCTCGTGTTCGCCTGCCTGTACCTGGCCGGCTACGTCCGCCTGCGCCGCGAGGCGTCCGCGCCCACGGCGGTGCCGGTGGTGGCGAAGCGCTACGATCTGACGAAGCGCGAGGAGGAGATCCTCGAGATGCTCTCGCGCGACATGAGCAACCAGCAGATCGCCTCGCAGGCGTTCATCTCGGTGGGCACGGTGAAGACGCACGCCCACAACATCTACGCGAAGCTCGGCATCGCCGGACGCTCGGAGCTGCCGGCGCTGCTTGAGCGCGAGGTGGCCCGCGCGCTCGAGGGCGGCGAAGGCGGCAGCCTGCAGCCGGCCGCGCGCAGGTGA
- the ruvC gene encoding crossover junction endodeoxyribonuclease RuvC has product MARTERTILGIDPGLANTGWGVVAQNGPRLACRAYGCVSTSKDAPLEQRLRKIHEQMAAVIARFEPSCVGIETVWFGVNVQSAFATGQARGAALVACAECGLEVLEFSPSQIKLAVVGEGSAEKEQVQYMVRQLLALDDVPRPDHAADALAAAICYTTHEGFARRTGAACSVLDAPESGKDRR; this is encoded by the coding sequence ATGGCGCGCACCGAACGAACCATACTCGGCATCGATCCCGGGCTGGCGAACACCGGCTGGGGCGTCGTGGCGCAGAACGGGCCGCGTCTGGCATGCCGCGCCTACGGATGCGTCTCCACGTCGAAGGACGCTCCGCTCGAGCAGCGCCTGCGCAAGATCCACGAGCAGATGGCGGCCGTCATCGCGCGGTTCGAGCCCTCGTGCGTGGGCATCGAGACGGTGTGGTTCGGCGTGAACGTGCAGAGCGCCTTCGCCACGGGCCAGGCGCGCGGCGCCGCGCTCGTGGCGTGCGCCGAGTGCGGGCTGGAGGTGCTCGAGTTCTCGCCGAGCCAGATCAAGCTCGCCGTGGTGGGGGAGGGCTCGGCCGAGAAGGAGCAGGTGCAGTACATGGTGCGCCAGCTGCTCGCGCTCGACGACGTGCCGCGCCCCGACCATGCGGCCGATGCGCTGGCCGCGGCCATCTGCTACACGACGCACGAGGGCTTCGCGCGGCGCACGGGCGCGGCGTGCTCGGTCTTGGACGCCCCCGAATCGGGAAAGGATCGGCGATGA
- the ruvA gene encoding Holliday junction branch migration protein RuvA: MIAFLKGTLAGKTTSAAYVEVAGVGYAVGMSQAALSKLPEKGGAVEVHTHLQVSDSGIALYGFLTLEEKALFERLISVGGVGPKVALAALSAFSPAALVAAVQAQDVAAVQRIPGVGKKTASRIILELKGSFDQGLASLFDEGAPAAVVTAERLAGAREALLSMGFTSAEADVALKGAPEDGDEGVLVQYALKRLGSNA; this comes from the coding sequence ATGATCGCGTTTCTGAAAGGCACCCTGGCGGGAAAGACCACCTCCGCCGCCTACGTCGAGGTGGCGGGCGTCGGCTACGCCGTGGGCATGTCGCAGGCGGCGCTCTCGAAGCTGCCCGAGAAGGGCGGCGCGGTGGAGGTGCACACCCACCTGCAGGTGAGCGACAGCGGCATCGCGCTGTACGGGTTCCTCACCCTGGAGGAGAAGGCCCTGTTCGAGCGCCTGATAAGCGTGGGCGGGGTGGGGCCGAAGGTGGCGCTCGCGGCGCTTTCGGCGTTCTCGCCCGCCGCGCTCGTGGCAGCCGTGCAGGCGCAGGACGTGGCCGCCGTGCAGCGGATACCCGGCGTGGGCAAGAAGACGGCCTCGCGCATCATCCTCGAGCTCAAGGGCTCGTTCGACCAGGGGCTCGCATCGCTCTTCGACGAGGGAGCGCCCGCCGCGGTCGTCACGGCGGAGCGGCTGGCGGGCGCGCGCGAGGCGCTCCTGTCCATGGGATTCACCTCTGCTGAGGCCGACGTCGCACTCAAGGGCGCGCCCGAGGACGGCGACGAGGGAGTGCTGGTACAATACGCCCTGAAACGACTGGGATCGAACGCGTAG